DNA from Castellaniella sp. MT123:
TCGGGTCTTCATCAGCGTACGGGCGCAGGACAAACCCCGCGCCGTGGAAGTCGCCCGCGGTCTGGCGGCATTGGGCTTCCAGCTGGTGGCCACCCGGGGCACGGCGGCCGTCCTCGAGGCGGCCGGGCTGGCGGTGGAAATCGTCAACAAAGTCACGGAAGGCCGCCCCAACATCGTCGACATGATCAAGAACGGCGAGATCGCCATGGTCATCAACACGGTCGAGGAACGCCGCAATGCCATCGCCGACTCACGCGCCATCCGCACCCAGTCGCTGGCCAACCGCGTAACCTTCTTCACGACCATCGCCGGCGCGCGCGCGGCCGTCGAAGGGCTGCAGTACATGCGCCACGGCGGCGGTCTGAAGGTCTATGCCCTGCAGGCCATGCACGCGGCAACCGCGGCTTGACGCGCCATGGCGGGCGACAACATGACGTCCGCCGCACCTGCCGCCTCGCGCGAACCGCGGGCGGCATCTTCGCCCGTCCCGGCTGATCGGCCCGGACGGGTTTTCGTGACCGGCGCCAGCAGCGGCATCGGCGCGGCGCTGGCGCGCCAGTACGCGGCGCGTGGCGCGGTGCTCGGCCTGGTCGGTCGCCGGCGTGATGCCTTGCAGGCCCTGTGCGACAGCCTGCCCGGGCAGGACCATCGGATGTATGTGCTGGACGTGCGGGATCGTCCCGCCCTGCAGGCCGCCGCGCGGGATTTCCTGGCCGGCGGGCCGGTGGACCGCGTTATCGCCAGCGCCGGCATCAGCGCCGGAACCCTGGCTGGCGAGCCGGAAGACTTTGCGGTATTCCAGGATATCTTCGACACCAACGTGCTGGCCATGGTCAGTACGTTCGAGCCTTTCATCGCGCCGATGCGCGAATGCCGCCAAGGTGTGCTGGTCGGCATCGGCAGTGTGGCGGGCGTCCGTGGCCTGCCGGGTGCCGGTGCCTATAGCGGCTCGAAGGCCGCTGTGCGTGCCCTGTGCGAAAGCCTGCGGGTGGAACTCCATGGCACGGGTGTGCGGGTGGTTACCCTGGCGCCGGGCTTCATCGCCACCCCCATGACGGCGCACAACCCGTATCGCATGCCTTTTCTGATGCCCGTGGACCGTTTCGCCGAGCAGGCCGTGCGCGCCATCGAGGCGGGCGACCGTTACCGCGTTATTCCCTGGCCCATGGCCTGGGTGGCGCGGCTGCTGCGCATGGTGCCCGATGTGATCTACGACGCGGTGGCGGCAAGGCGCAAGCGCAAGCCCCGGCGCGGCGGCAGTTCGGAATAAAAACCGGGCGCCATCAAGGCGCCCGGTGCGGGGAAAAAGGCCGGATGCCCGTCAGGCACCAGCCTGCCTGGTGTAGACGGGTCGTGTGCCTTATTGTTGGCGCCGCGCATCCAGGCTCAGCGCCCCGGCGCCGAACGCCGTGATTTGCAGCAGCCCGCCGGCAATGGCCAGGTTCTTGAAGAAATGCGTGGACTGGTTCATGTCGCCGAATTGCGAGTGGAAGAACAGGGCGGCCACGACCGTGAAGATGGCCAGAATCAGCGCGATCAGGCGTGTCCGGTAGCCCAGCACCAGCAGGATTGGCAGGACCACTTCGATGAATACGGTGCCCGCATAGGCAAGTGTCGGTAGGGGAATACCGGCGGATCCGATATAGCCAATGGTCCCGGCGGGGGCGGCGATCTTGCCGGATACGCCGATCCAGAACAGGACGGCGATCAGGATGCGGCCGATCAGGGAAAGCGTGTCGTAATTGCGAGTGTTCATGGTGTGGGTCCTTGTGGTCAATGTCAAAGTAAAAATGAAGGTAAAAAAACAGTCCGTCCCGGGGGACGGGCTGGGTGTTCGAATCGATCAGTGGGATGGGTGGGGCGCTACATCGCCGCGCTGTCCACCAGCACCAGTTCGGAATCTTCCAGCGCGGTGATGCGCAGGACGGTCTCGTCCTGGATGGCTGCGCCATCGCGGGCGTCCAGCACCGTGCCGTTGACCTCGATCTTGCCGACGGCCGGGACCAGGTAGCCGGCGCGGCGGGCGTCCTGGAACGTGTATTCCACCGTGTCGCCTGCCTTCAGCGTGGCCCCAGAAACCCGTGCCCGCGCCCGGATGGGCAGCGCCTCGTCGTCGCCTTCCAGGCCGCTGGCCAGGGTGACGAACCGGCCCGAACGGTCGGCCTTGGGGAAGGGCTGCGTGCCCCAGCAGGGGGTGCCGCCCTTCTGGTCCGGGAAGATCCAGATCTGGAAGATCCGGGTCAAGCCGGGTTCCAGGTTGTATTCGGAATGGACGATGCCGGTGCCCGCGCTCATGACCTGGACGTCGCCCGCCAGCGTGCGGCCCTGGTTGCCCAGATTGTCCTGGTGCGTGATGGCGCCTTCCCGGACGTAGGTGATGATTTCCATGTTGGCGTGCGGATGCGGCGGAAAACCGCTGTTGGGCTGGATCGTATCGTCGTTCCAGACGCGCAGCGCACCCCAGTGGACCCGTTTGGGGTCGTGGTAGTCCGCAAAAGAAAAATGATGCCGGGTATCGAGCCAGCCGTGCTGGGCCCCGCCCAGTTCGGCATAGGGACGGCGTTCGATCATGATGGGTTCCTTGAAACTTGACCAATGCGGATAGTCTACGTAACTTGGATCATGTTGAGAATATAAACAATATAATTACATGGTTTCCATTTTTGATATGATTGACTGAGCCTGTGCGATGCCATGAAAGCTTCGAAGCCATGAAAAGGAAATGACGTGAAAGGATTGCCCGACCTTGAAGCCTGGGCCTTGTTCGCCAAGGTCGCCGAAACGGGGTCCTTCGCCCGGGCGGCGGCAGCCTGCCAGGTGTCCCAGGCGACGGTATCCAAAGCGATCAGCCGCCTGGAAGCCCGCATGAAGACGACGCTGATTCATCGCACATCACGTCGTCTGACGCTGACCGACAGCGGCCGGTCGGCACTGGATCGCGCCACCCGCATCCTGGAAGAAGGCGAAGCCATCGAAGCAGAAGTCACAGAACAGTCGCAGGCGCTGCGGGGGCGGGTCCGGGTGTCCGCGCCCATGTCCTTCGGCTTGGCGCGCCTGGCGCCGCTGTTGCCGGGGTTCATGACGACACACCCGGAGGTGCGGCTGGATGTGCAGTTCGATGATGCTCAGGTGGACCTGGTGGCCGGGGGCTTCGACCTGGCCCTGCGGATCGCCCGGTTGGCGGATTCGAGCCTGCTGGCTCGCCGCCTGTGCGGGGTGCGCATCCTTCTGGTGGGGGCCCCCGCGTATCTCGATCAGCATGGGCGGCCTCGCCATCCGCAAGACCTGCAGGCCCACCAGGCCTTGCATTATTCTTATGCGCATCATGGGACGACCTGGCACTTCCGTCATCCCCGCCTGGGTGAATTTTCGCAGTTCATGGCGGCCCGCTTGCGGGTGAACAACGCCGATGCCTTGATGCCCGCCTTGCGTGCCGGCCTTGGCCTGGCTCTGCAGCCCGAATTCCTGGTGTGGCAGGATCTGCAGTCCGGCGTGCTGGAAACCGTGATGGCACCGTGGGAAATCGCGCCCCTTGCACTGCATGCGGTCACGCCGCCAGGGCGCAACCGGCCGGCTCGTGTCCAGGCGTTCATCGATTATTTGCACGATGCTCTGGGGGAAGAGCTTTGGGCTCAGGACGCGCCGCGTCCCAAATCTGGGGAATAGGTGGCGGCCACGCGTTTGCTCCGGCTGGCAGCACTCCTATCCGGGTTGTCTTGCGGTGTGTGCGGGTGGCACCGTACACTTGCGACGAAATTTCAACCTTCCCCTTCCTGACGGCCCTACGGGCCGAGCCTCCATGTCCGATACCTACTTTCCCCGTTGGCGCCGCGTTTCAGGCACCGCCGACGGCGCCGTCGTGCAGCCCGATGAAACCATGCCCTTGCCGCAGACCGTGGCCATGGGCGCCCAGCACGTCGTCGCCATGTTCGGCTCGACCATCCTGGCGCCGCTCATCATGGGCTTCGACCCCAACATGGCGATCCTCATGTCCGGGGTGGGGACACTGATCTTCTTCCTGTTCGTCGGTGGCCGGGTGCCCAGCTACCTGGGGTCCAGCTTCGCCTTCATCGGCGGCGTGATCGCCGTCAGCGGCTATTCCGGCAGCGGCCCGAACCTGAACATTGGCGTGGCCCTGGGGGCCATCATCGTGTGCGGCCTGATTTATTCCGGTATTGGCTTGCTGACCATGCTGGCCAATGCCCGCCAGGGGGCGGCCGCCGACTGGATCGACCGCTGGATGCCGCCTGTGGTGACCGGTGCCGTCGTGGCCGTGATCGGCCTGAATCTGGCGCCCCTGGCGGCAAAGAACGCCATGGGTGGTTCGCTGTTCGAGTCGGCCATGGCCCTGCTGACGATCCTGTGCGTGGGCGGCGTGGCTGTCTACACGCGCGGGCTGGTGCAACGGCTGCTGATCCTGGTGGGGCTCCTTCTGGCCTGCATCCTGTACGCCATCCTGACCAATGGTCTAGGGCTGGGCAAGCCGATCGACGTTTCCGCCATCGTCGCGGCGCCCTGGTTGGGGCTGCCGAAGCTGACCGCGCCGGTTTTCCAGGCGCATGCCATCAGCGTCATTGCCCCGGTCGCCATCATCCTGGTGGCGGAAAATCTGGGTCACATCAAGGCGGTCAGCGCCATGACCGGTCAGAACCTGGACCGCTACCTGGGCCGCGCCTTCCTGGGTGACGGGGTGGCAACCATGATCTCGGGTTCGCTGGGCGGCACGGGCGTGACCACCTACGCGGAAAACATCGGTGTCATGACCGTCACCAAGATCTATTCCACCCTGGTCTTCGTCGTGGCCGCGCTGGTGGCCCTGCTGCTGGGCTTCTCGCCCAAGTTCGGCGCCGTGATCCAGGCCATCCCGGCGCCTGTGCTGGGCGGCATGGCGGTGGTTGTGTTCGGTCTGATCGCCATCGCCGGCGCCCGTATCTGGGTGGTGAACCAGGTCGATTTCAGCGACAACCGCAACCTGATCGTGGCCGCCGTCACGTTGGTTCTGGGAGCCGGGAATTTCTCTGTGGACATCGGCGGCTTCAAGCTCGACGGCATCGGCACCGCGACCTTCGGGGCGATCATCCTGTATGCGGTGCTGCGCGGTCGCAAGGCGGCAGCAGCCTGATCGGTGGATGTCCCTCCGCCCCGGAGGGACCAGTCAAGGAAAACACAGCAGGCTTGCTTTTTCCCGACAGATTGACCACAATAGCCTCAGCACCCCGGTTTTGGCCGGGGTTTTTCACGAGCGTGCCAGCAGACCACATCGGTCAGGCGCAGGGAATCAAACCCGCCACCCATGGCCCCGAGGGGCCCCACCGGTCAGGCCGCTTCGTTTCCGGCGACGGGTTTTTTCACCCGATCTTCGTCTTAATCTTGTTGTCAGGCGCCCCCGCGCGTGGGGCGTCTTTTACTTTGAGTCAGGAACTATGTCTGCGATCCCTTTGACAGCTCGCGGGGCAGAGCGCTTACAAGCTGAATTGCACCGTCTGAAGACAGTCGAGCGCCCCGAAGTCATCAACGCCATCGCCGAGGCGCGTGCCCAGGGCGACTTGTCCGAAAACGCCGAATATGATGCCGCGCGCGAGCGCCAGGGCTTCATCGAAGGCCGCATCCAGGAACTGGAAGGCACGCTGTCCAACGCCCAGATCATCAATCCCGCCGATCTGGATGTCCAAGGGCAGGCGGTGTTCGGGGCTACCGTCGAAATCGAGGATCTGGAATCCGGCGAGCGTCTGACCTATCAGATCGTCGGCGACCTGGAAGCGGACATCCGTGCCAACATGATTTCCGTCTCCAGCCCGGTCGCCCGTGCCCTCATCGGCAAGAGCGAGGGCGATGTCGTCGAAGTGCGCGCCCCTGCCGGCGTGCGGGAATTCGAGGTCTGTTCCGTCAGCTATCAATAAGGTATTTTCCCGGCAGGACACGAAACGGCCCGGGCCTGCCATCCGATGAATCGTGATGGCAGGCCCGGGCCGTTTGCCGATGTGGGCGGCTTAGCGTGGATTGCGGTTGCGCCGCGCACCCGCGCGTAGCGACAGCGCGCTGCCGCTGCTGCGGCGAGGGATCCCGTGCGCGGCACCGGCCCCTGGCCGGCCCGCGCGGGCGGGCCGGCCCTGGGAATCCGGCCCGCGGTCGTCCCGCGAGCCCCGGCCTTGTCGGCCGGGCGCGTCTTCCGATGTCGTGCGACGCGACCGAGCATCCGGTTTTTCAGACGAGGACCGGGCTGCTGGCTTGCCGGCGGCTGGGCGGGCCGCCTGTTTTTTGGGCACGTAGGGTTCGGACTTCTTGCGGATCGCCCGTGTGGCGTTTTCCGCCTCTACGGCAGCCTGTTGCGCAAGCACGTCGGGACGATAGATAATCAGCGTTTTGCCGAGATGGTGCACTGCGGCGCAGGACAGCGCTTCGCAGATGGCCTCGAGCATCGCTTCGCGATCTTCGCGCTCTGCCCCGGCCACGCGGACCTTGATCAGTTCATGAGCCGCCAGGCTGCGGTCGATTTCGCCCAGTACGGCGTCGGTCAGGCCGCGATCGCCGATCAGGACGACGGGGTGCAGGGGGTGTGCGGCAGCGCGCAGGGTGCTGCGCTGCTGAGAGGTCAGTTCGAGTTTCGGCATACTGGAATTGTACGGGAATGGCCAAGAAAAAATTCTCCCAAGCCTGGGTGCATCGGCATATTAATGATCCTTACGTCAAAATGGCGCAACAGAAGGGTTATAGGGCGCGCGCAGCCTTCAAGCTCATCGAAATCCTGGAAGCCGAACGGCTGCTGCGCCGGGGAGATGTGGTCATCGATCTGGGCGCGACGCCCGGCAGCTGGTCGCAGGTTGTGCGCGAGCGGCTGGCGGCGGCTGGCGGGGCGATCGACGGGCGCATCGTGGCGCTGGATCTGCTCCCCATGGAACCCATCGCCGGCGTCGAATTCATCCAGGGCGACTTCCGGGACGACGAGGTGCTGCAGCAGTTGCGCGATGGCCTGCGGGGCCAGCCGGTGGACCTTGTGATTTCCGATATGGCCCCCAATTTATCCGGTGTGGCTTCGGCGGATTCCGCCCGCATCGCCCACGTCTGCGAACTCGCGCTGGAATTCGCCTGCAATCACCTGAAGCCGGATGGCGCGCTGATCGTCAAGGCCTTTCACGGCAGCGGCTTTTCGCAGATCGTACAGGCCTTCAAACAGCATTTCGTGCGGGTGGTCGAGCGCAAACCCAAGGCGTCGCGGGACGAATCCTCCGAGACGTTCCTGGTCGGGCGGGGGCTCAAGGCCCCCCGCGACACGGCGGACTGACCGCCTGCCGGCCCTCTGCGGCCAGCGGGTGGATTCAGGTAGAATGAAGCATTGACGTATTTGTCAGCTTGTTGTAACCGCACACGGGGGCGGGTGACAGGCCGGCAGCAGTAAAACCCAGGAGGTTGGCTTTGAACAACTCGTTTTCCAAGATCGCGGTCTGGCTGGTGATCGCGCTCGTGCTCTTTACGGTGTTCAAACAGTTCGACGGGCGTCCCGTTTCGGGCTCCGACACCGTGACCTACACGCAGTTCATGAACGACGCGCGTGCCGGCCGGATCAACAAGGTCGACATCCAGGGCGATACCATCTACGTCACGCCCGACTCCGGTCGTGCCTATAGCCTGACCTCGCCCGGCGATCTGTGGATGGTCCCCGAACTGGTGAAAGACGGCGTGCAGGTGTCCGGCAAGGCCCGCGAAGAACCGTCCTTCCTGACCAGCCTGTTCATTTCCTGGTTCCCGATGCTGTTGCTGATCGGGGTGTGGATTTTCTTCATGCGCCAGATGCAGGGCGGCGGAAAGGGCGGGGCGTTCAGCTTCGGAAAATCCCGCGCCCGCATGATGGATGAAAACAACAACAACATCACCTTTGCGGATGTCGCCGGCTGCGACGAGGCCAAGGAAGACGTCCAGGAACTGGTCGACTTCCTGCGCGATCCCACCAAATTCCAGCGCCTGGGCGGGCGTATTCCGCGCGGCGTGCTGATGGTCGGCCCTCCGGGCACGGGTAAAACACTGCTGGCCAAGGCCATCGCCGGCGAGGCGAAGGTCCCGTTCTTCAGCATTTCCGGTTCCGACTTCGTCGAAATGTTCGTCGGCGTGGGCGCGGCCCGCGTGCGCGACATGTTCGAGAACGCGAAAAAGCAATCTCCCTGCATCATCTTCATCGATGAAATCGATGCGGTGGGCCGTCAGCGCGGCGCCGGCCTGGGTGGTGGCAACGACGAACGCGAACAGACGCTGAACCAGTTGCTGGTGGAAATGGACGGTTTCGAGACCGGCCAGGGTGTGCTGGTCATTGCCGCCACCAACCGTCCCGATGTGCTGGATCCGGCGCTGTTGCGTCCGGGCCGCTTCGATCGCCAGGTGGTCGTCTCGCTGCCCGACATCCGCGGGCGCGAACAGATCCTGAAGGTCCACATGCGCAAGGTCCCCATTGCGCAGGACGTGGACGCCAACGTGCTGGCACGTGGCACACCCGGTTTTTCCGGTGCCGACCTGGCCAACCTGATCAACGAGGGTGCCCTGTTCGCCGCCCGGCGTAATGGCCGTACGGTCGACATGAGCGATCTGGAAAAAGCCAAGGACAAGATCATCATGGGGGCCGAGCGCCGTTCCCTGATCATGCCCGAGGAAGAGCGCCGCAATACCGCCTATCATGAATCGGGTCATGCCCTGGTGGCGCGCATGCTGCCCAAGACCGACCCCGTCCACAAAGTCACCATCATT
Protein-coding regions in this window:
- a CDS encoding pirin family protein yields the protein MIERRPYAELGGAQHGWLDTRHHFSFADYHDPKRVHWGALRVWNDDTIQPNSGFPPHPHANMEIITYVREGAITHQDNLGNQGRTLAGDVQVMSAGTGIVHSEYNLEPGLTRIFQIWIFPDQKGGTPCWGTQPFPKADRSGRFVTLASGLEGDDEALPIRARARVSGATLKAGDTVEYTFQDARRAGYLVPAVGKIEVNGTVLDARDGAAIQDETVLRITALEDSELVLVDSAAM
- a CDS encoding SDR family oxidoreductase — its product is MTSAAPAASREPRAASSPVPADRPGRVFVTGASSGIGAALARQYAARGAVLGLVGRRRDALQALCDSLPGQDHRMYVLDVRDRPALQAAARDFLAGGPVDRVIASAGISAGTLAGEPEDFAVFQDIFDTNVLAMVSTFEPFIAPMRECRQGVLVGIGSVAGVRGLPGAGAYSGSKAAVRALCESLRVELHGTGVRVVTLAPGFIATPMTAHNPYRMPFLMPVDRFAEQAVRAIEAGDRYRVIPWPMAWVARLLRMVPDVIYDAVAARRKRKPRRGGSSE
- a CDS encoding RlmE family RNA methyltransferase, with the translated sequence MAKKKFSQAWVHRHINDPYVKMAQQKGYRARAAFKLIEILEAERLLRRGDVVIDLGATPGSWSQVVRERLAAAGGAIDGRIVALDLLPMEPIAGVEFIQGDFRDDEVLQQLRDGLRGQPVDLVISDMAPNLSGVASADSARIAHVCELALEFACNHLKPDGALIVKAFHGSGFSQIVQAFKQHFVRVVERKPKASRDESSETFLVGRGLKAPRDTAD
- the ftsH gene encoding ATP-dependent zinc metalloprotease FtsH, whose protein sequence is MNNSFSKIAVWLVIALVLFTVFKQFDGRPVSGSDTVTYTQFMNDARAGRINKVDIQGDTIYVTPDSGRAYSLTSPGDLWMVPELVKDGVQVSGKAREEPSFLTSLFISWFPMLLLIGVWIFFMRQMQGGGKGGAFSFGKSRARMMDENNNNITFADVAGCDEAKEDVQELVDFLRDPTKFQRLGGRIPRGVLMVGPPGTGKTLLAKAIAGEAKVPFFSISGSDFVEMFVGVGAARVRDMFENAKKQSPCIIFIDEIDAVGRQRGAGLGGGNDEREQTLNQLLVEMDGFETGQGVLVIAATNRPDVLDPALLRPGRFDRQVVVSLPDIRGREQILKVHMRKVPIAQDVDANVLARGTPGFSGADLANLINEGALFAARRNGRTVDMSDLEKAKDKIIMGAERRSLIMPEEERRNTAYHESGHALVARMLPKTDPVHKVTIIPRGRALGVTMQLPENDRYSMDKDRLLNTIAVLFGGRIAEEVFMHQMTTGASNDFERATAIARDIVTRYGMTDSLGPVVYAENEGEVFLGRSVTKTTHVSEATMQKVDSEIRSIIDEQYRVARDLIESNQDKMHAMANALLEWETIDVEQIDDIMAGRPPRAPHPPSSGNDTPQTPPSSGQPAANQDKGPATTPV
- the yhbY gene encoding ribosome assembly RNA-binding protein YhbY, whose amino-acid sequence is MPKLELTSQQRSTLRAAAHPLHPVVLIGDRGLTDAVLGEIDRSLAAHELIKVRVAGAEREDREAMLEAICEALSCAAVHHLGKTLIIYRPDVLAQQAAVEAENATRAIRKKSEPYVPKKQAARPAAGKPAARSSSEKPDARSRRTTSEDAPGRQGRGSRDDRGPDSQGRPARAGRPGAGAAHGIPRRSSGSALSLRAGARRNRNPR
- a CDS encoding solute carrier family 23 protein, with the protein product MSDTYFPRWRRVSGTADGAVVQPDETMPLPQTVAMGAQHVVAMFGSTILAPLIMGFDPNMAILMSGVGTLIFFLFVGGRVPSYLGSSFAFIGGVIAVSGYSGSGPNLNIGVALGAIIVCGLIYSGIGLLTMLANARQGAAADWIDRWMPPVVTGAVVAVIGLNLAPLAAKNAMGGSLFESAMALLTILCVGGVAVYTRGLVQRLLILVGLLLACILYAILTNGLGLGKPIDVSAIVAAPWLGLPKLTAPVFQAHAISVIAPVAIILVAENLGHIKAVSAMTGQNLDRYLGRAFLGDGVATMISGSLGGTGVTTYAENIGVMTVTKIYSTLVFVVAALVALLLGFSPKFGAVIQAIPAPVLGGMAVVVFGLIAIAGARIWVVNQVDFSDNRNLIVAAVTLVLGAGNFSVDIGGFKLDGIGTATFGAIILYAVLRGRKAAAA
- a CDS encoding LysR family transcriptional regulator; its protein translation is MKGLPDLEAWALFAKVAETGSFARAAAACQVSQATVSKAISRLEARMKTTLIHRTSRRLTLTDSGRSALDRATRILEEGEAIEAEVTEQSQALRGRVRVSAPMSFGLARLAPLLPGFMTTHPEVRLDVQFDDAQVDLVAGGFDLALRIARLADSSLLARRLCGVRILLVGAPAYLDQHGRPRHPQDLQAHQALHYSYAHHGTTWHFRHPRLGEFSQFMAARLRVNNADALMPALRAGLGLALQPEFLVWQDLQSGVLETVMAPWEIAPLALHAVTPPGRNRPARVQAFIDYLHDALGEELWAQDAPRPKSGE
- a CDS encoding DoxX family protein encodes the protein MNTRNYDTLSLIGRILIAVLFWIGVSGKIAAPAGTIGYIGSAGIPLPTLAYAGTVFIEVVLPILLVLGYRTRLIALILAIFTVVAALFFHSQFGDMNQSTHFFKNLAIAGGLLQITAFGAGALSLDARRQQ
- the greA gene encoding transcription elongation factor GreA, which gives rise to MSAIPLTARGAERLQAELHRLKTVERPEVINAIAEARAQGDLSENAEYDAARERQGFIEGRIQELEGTLSNAQIINPADLDVQGQAVFGATVEIEDLESGERLTYQIVGDLEADIRANMISVSSPVARALIGKSEGDVVEVRAPAGVREFEVCSVSYQ